One genomic segment of Thermodesulfovibrionales bacterium includes these proteins:
- the hrcA gene encoding heat-inducible transcriptional repressor HrcA translates to MIDERLERVLWAVVESYITNPDPVGSRFVTKKYAFNLSPATIRNIMADLEELGFLRQPHTSAGRIPTDKGYRFYVDHLHRREVSNEAALAHELSERLENIRTDINGLLGEIARMLSLRSHYLGVALPPKREKTTLRRINFFRYKKGYLAVTLLTDEGVVENKVLRCDCDMTQRDLMRISEYLNAEFTGYTIDEIRSRVVKEMERDKILCDSLISRAIRICEEALHFDSDDLFISGFSEVLGLPDFSDLDRIKEISRTIEDKHLIIKVLDRLSESEGVNVVIGSEHSATELKKMSMVVSSYKEGDRHIGTIGIIGPTRMDYLKAIEIVDTTAKFLTRVLTER, encoded by the coding sequence ATGATTGACGAAAGACTGGAAAGGGTACTGTGGGCAGTGGTTGAGAGTTATATCACGAACCCCGATCCCGTGGGGTCGCGATTCGTAACAAAGAAGTACGCCTTCAACCTTTCACCGGCAACAATACGGAACATCATGGCCGATCTCGAGGAACTGGGCTTTCTGAGGCAGCCTCACACCTCGGCCGGACGAATCCCGACGGACAAGGGGTATCGGTTCTATGTTGACCACCTCCATAGGCGTGAGGTTTCGAATGAGGCTGCCCTAGCACATGAGCTCTCGGAAAGACTCGAAAATATCAGGACTGATATCAATGGTCTTCTCGGCGAAATCGCGAGGATGCTTTCACTCCGCTCCCACTATCTCGGCGTGGCCCTCCCGCCGAAGCGAGAGAAGACGACATTGAGGAGGATAAACTTTTTCCGGTACAAAAAAGGGTATTTGGCGGTAACGCTCCTTACTGACGAAGGCGTCGTTGAGAACAAGGTCCTCCGATGCGATTGCGACATGACGCAGCGTGACCTTATGAGGATCTCAGAATATCTCAATGCCGAGTTTACTGGTTATACGATCGACGAAATTCGATCAAGGGTTGTAAAGGAGATGGAGCGTGACAAGATCCTCTGCGATTCCCTGATTTCGCGTGCCATACGGATATGTGAGGAGGCGCTCCATTTCGACTCGGATGATCTCTTCATCTCGGGGTTCTCAGAGGTGCTGGGACTTCCTGATTTTTCAGACCTTGACAGGATCAAGGAGATCTCAAGGACGATTGAAGACAAACATCTCATCATAAAAGTCCTCGATAGACTCTCGGAGTCTGAAGGGGTGAACGTGGTCATCGGTTCCGAACACTCCGCAACAGAGTTGAAGAAGATGAGTATGGTGGTCTCCTCGTACAAGGAGGGTGACAGGCATATCGGGACCATAGGGATTATTGGACCGACGAGAATGGACTATCTCAAGGCGATAGAGATCGTTGATACAACGGCAAAATTCCTGACGCGGGTCCTGACGGAACGATAG
- the nadC gene encoding carboxylating nicotinate-nucleotide diphosphorylase, whose product MYIPYHVRRSIRFALEEDIGNGDITTTLIVPEDQKSRAAIVAKAGFIVAGIPFAMEAFNAVDGKTDWKIFSREGSVVKRGDVIAEISGSTRALLTSERVGLNVLQRLSGIATLTGAFVKRVRGTHVKIMDTRKTSPGLRFMEKYAVRMGGGHNHRFGLYDGILIKDNHIEAAGSVRKAVSAAREAHRLMKIEVEVENLEDLREAIRAGADVIMLDNMSLEDMSQAVKVAKGKVLLEASGNMSIGRVRAVAETGVDLISVGLLTHSAPAADISMKIVG is encoded by the coding sequence TCCGTTTTGCCCTTGAAGAGGACATAGGGAACGGTGATATCACAACGACGCTCATCGTTCCTGAAGATCAGAAGTCAAGGGCAGCGATTGTCGCAAAGGCTGGTTTTATCGTCGCAGGTATCCCCTTTGCCATGGAAGCATTCAACGCCGTTGACGGGAAGACGGATTGGAAGATCTTTTCTCGCGAGGGCTCGGTGGTGAAGCGGGGAGATGTCATCGCAGAGATATCCGGAAGCACAAGGGCGCTGCTCACCAGTGAACGTGTGGGCCTCAATGTCCTCCAGAGACTTTCAGGCATCGCCACACTTACCGGCGCGTTCGTCAAGAGGGTCAGGGGTACTCATGTGAAGATCATGGATACCAGAAAGACCTCTCCGGGACTGCGGTTCATGGAGAAATATGCGGTGAGGATGGGCGGGGGCCACAATCACCGGTTTGGATTGTATGACGGCATCCTGATCAAGGATAACCATATCGAGGCTGCAGGGAGCGTGAGAAAGGCTGTCAGCGCAGCGAGGGAGGCACATCGCCTCATGAAGATAGAAGTTGAGGTGGAGAATCTTGAAGACCTCCGGGAGGCAATTCGCGCGGGTGCCGATGTCATTATGCTCGATAACATGTCTCTTGAAGACATGAGTCAGGCCGTGAAGGTCGCAAAGGGGAAGGTCCTTCTTGAGGCGTCGGGCAACATGAGCATTGGGAGGGTGCGTGCCGTTGCTGAAACAGGCGTCGATCTTATATCTGTGGGTCTTCTCACCCATTCCGCGCCCGCTGCCGATATCAGCATGAAGATCGTGGGGTGA